Proteins from one Pseudomonas sp. KBS0710 genomic window:
- a CDS encoding non-ribosomal peptide synthetase, translated as MLSNPNIDLVSRFLRLPLEQRQQFYQRLQSRGMSFAQLPIASIREEGEHAPLSYAQERQWFLWQLDPDSAAYHVPGALRLSGRLDKAALQRSFDTLVARHESLRTRLHLEGEQRAQQVLAQAVIEIAERPVDEAGLKACVEAEIARPFDLQQGPLLRVSLLGLSEEEHVLVLVQHHIVSDGWSMGVMVQELMQLYAAYSQGQDCTLAPLPIQYADYAVWQRRWMEAGEKARQLDYWRELLSGTQPVLELPLDHPRPAQQSFLGARQDIALEPALVAGLKALAQREGVTLFMLLLASFQAFLYRYSGQSDIRVGVPIANRNRVETESLIGFFVNTQVLKADLDGQMTFAQLLQHTKRRALEAQAHQDLPFEQLVEALQPERSLSHNPLFQVMFNHQAKTQAAEQQLPGLCVASLELETQSAQFDLSLDTQETGDGLWASLTYATDLFSTATASRMLGHWLNLLRAAVANPALALQDLATLDATERQQLIYQWNATERAYPQGQWVHQLIEAQVLTQPDAPALRFGDVSLSYAELNHRANRLAHRLIEAGVGPDALVGLAVERSIEMVVGLLAVLKAGGAYVPLDPEYPRERLAYMLEDSGVKLLLTQAHLLEHLPIPSGLETLVLGETGFEGYSDANPDIVLDGENLAYVIYTSGSTGQPKGAGNRHSALLNRLQWMQQAYGLGINDSVLQKTPFSFDVSVWEFFWPLMTGARLVVAAPGDHRDPARLVSLITAEQVTTLHFVPSMLQAFLQDPTVATCHSVQRIVCSGEALPVDAQQQVFAKLPHAGLYNLYGPTEAAIDVTHWTCVDEGCDAVPIGRPIANLGCYILDGHFEPVPIGVLGELYLGGVGLARGYHRRPALTAERFIAHPFVSGERLYRSGDLARYRADGVIEYAGRADHQVKLRGLRIELGEIEARLLEHDYVREAAVLAPGSKYLVGYLVLQHAADDWCDVLGAHLAETLPDYMVPAQWMLLEQMPLSPNGKLDRKALPAPEATQQYEAPQSALEQQIAAIWADVLGIEHVGLNDNFFERGGDSIISIQVVSRARAAGIHFTAKALFQHQTVRSLARVAQLQTARVIDQGSVQGETPLLPFQQLFFEMQLPDPHHWNQSFLLTPRQALQGERLEAALQNLIAHHDVLRLNFSQHPEGWQAEHAAAGTPVLWQATVADASELTALCEKAQRSLDLHQGPLLRAVLAELADGTQRLLLVMHHLVVDGVSWRVFLEDLQALYREQKLPAKTSSFKAWAERLQAHARSAAMASEQAFWLQQLQGAATDLPCRDPQGARPGRLAQTVVSQLDAERTRQLLQQAPTAYRTQINDLLLTALARVICQWTGQASSLIQLEGHGREDLFDDIDLTRTLGWFTSLFPVRLTPDASLAVSIKQIKEQLRSVPHKGLGFGALRYLGDDATREAFSALPAPRITFNYLGQVDGSFDQPHTLFAPAAESAGAEQSPDAPLGNWLTLNGQVYGGELQLGWTFSPLMFDPAVIETLSAAYTRELNALIEHCCTPGNGGVTASDFPLSRLNQSQLESLPLAFDAVEDLYTLSPMQQGMLFHTLYEQTAGDYINQIRVTAEGLDVARFQHAWDATVQAHDVLRSGFFWEGQLEWPCQVVYREARLPIQVLDWRAMPEREMELRKLQQAQRRQGFDLAKAPLVRLVLVRTDEQRYELIYTNHHILMDGWSNSRLFGEVLQRYAGVAVPEAAGRYRDYIGWLQQRDAAATEAFWREQLSALQTPTRLGSSQPMAVQGHGEHQLDLDRTLTARLESFARTNKVTLNTLIQAAWLILLQRHSGQAVVAFGATVAGRPAELAGVEQQIGLFINTLPVICAVEGQVTVADWLQAVQAQNLALREHEHTGLYDIQRWAGQGGEALFDNILVFENYPVSKALEQSGGSGIRFGEPHAHEQTNFPLTVLVDLGETLSVQFSFARAHFHEDRVQGYGRHLVNLLQAMLEGGQQRLGELAMLDATERQQVIEDWNATSRDYPLQQSVHQLIEAQVALTPEAPALVFAEQRLNYAELNRRANRLAHRLIEAGIGPDSLVGLAVERSIEMVVGLLAVLKAGGAYVPLDPEYPRERLAYMLEDSGVKLLLTQAHLREQLPIPHGLETLVLGETEFDSYSAENPGIALDGENLAYVIYTSGSTGQPKGAGNRHAALTNRLQWMQEAYGLDVSDTVLQKTPFSFDVSVWEFFWPLMTGARLVVAAPGDHRDPARLVSLINAEQVTTLHFVPSMLQAFMQDPTVATCHTLHRIVCSGEALPVDAQQQVFAKLPQAGLYNLYGPTEAAIDVTHWTCVDEGRDAVPIGRPIANLGCYILDGNFEPAPVGVLGELYLGGVGLARGYHRRPALTAERFIANPFVNGERLYRTGDLARYRDDGVIEYAGRIDHQVKLRGLRIELGEIEARLLEHDCVREAAVLAVDGKYLVGYLVLQHAADDWRDVLSAHLAQHLPDYMVPAQLMLLEQMPLSPNGKLDRKALPKVDANLQAREYVAPGSDLEQQIAAIWAEVLDVQRVGMNDNFFELGGHSLLATQVVVRLREQLHAEFDVKSIFTAPTLADFSAYVATQQTNNSPVQDALAKSLEALKRLSAEDLDKLIS; from the coding sequence ATGCTTTCCAACCCTAATATCGATCTGGTTTCGCGCTTTCTTCGCCTGCCTCTGGAACAGCGTCAACAGTTCTACCAACGCCTGCAAAGCCGTGGCATGAGTTTCGCGCAACTGCCGATCGCCTCGATTCGCGAGGAGGGCGAGCACGCGCCGCTGTCTTATGCCCAGGAGCGCCAGTGGTTTCTCTGGCAACTGGACCCGGACAGCGCGGCCTATCACGTCCCCGGCGCCTTGCGCCTGAGTGGGCGCCTGGACAAGGCCGCACTGCAACGCAGCTTCGACACGCTGGTGGCACGCCATGAGAGCCTGCGCACCCGTTTGCACCTGGAGGGCGAGCAGCGTGCCCAGCAAGTGCTGGCCCAGGCTGTGATCGAGATCGCTGAACGCCCAGTCGACGAGGCCGGGCTTAAAGCATGCGTCGAAGCTGAAATCGCCCGGCCTTTCGATTTGCAGCAAGGTCCGTTATTGCGGGTCAGCTTGCTCGGCCTGAGCGAAGAAGAGCATGTGCTGGTGCTGGTGCAGCACCATATCGTCTCTGACGGCTGGTCGATGGGCGTGATGGTGCAAGAGCTGATGCAGCTGTATGCCGCCTACAGCCAGGGCCAGGACTGCACGTTGGCACCGCTGCCGATCCAGTACGCCGACTACGCGGTGTGGCAACGCCGCTGGATGGAAGCGGGGGAGAAGGCCCGCCAATTGGATTACTGGCGTGAGCTGCTCAGCGGCACACAACCGGTGTTGGAACTGCCGCTCGATCACCCGCGCCCGGCACAGCAGAGTTTCCTCGGCGCACGCCAGGACATCGCCCTGGAACCCGCCCTGGTCGCCGGTCTCAAGGCCCTGGCGCAGCGCGAAGGGGTGACGCTGTTCATGCTGCTGTTGGCGTCGTTCCAGGCATTTTTGTATCGCTACAGCGGGCAGTCGGACATTCGCGTCGGCGTGCCGATCGCCAACCGCAACCGCGTCGAGACCGAATCGCTGATCGGCTTTTTCGTCAACACCCAGGTGCTCAAAGCCGATCTCGACGGCCAGATGACCTTCGCCCAACTGCTGCAACACACCAAGCGCCGCGCGCTGGAAGCCCAGGCCCATCAGGATTTGCCCTTCGAGCAACTGGTCGAAGCGTTGCAACCCGAACGCAGCCTTAGCCACAACCCGCTGTTTCAGGTGATGTTCAATCACCAGGCCAAAACCCAAGCCGCAGAGCAGCAACTGCCGGGCCTGTGTGTGGCCAGCCTCGAACTGGAAACCCAGAGCGCCCAGTTTGACCTGAGCCTGGATACCCAGGAAACCGGCGACGGCCTCTGGGCCTCCCTGACCTATGCCACCGACTTGTTCAGCACGGCGACCGCCTCGCGCATGCTCGGCCATTGGCTGAACCTGTTGCGCGCCGCCGTGGCCAACCCTGCATTGGCCTTGCAGGACCTGGCGACGCTGGACGCCACGGAGCGCCAACAACTGATCTATCAGTGGAATGCCACCGAGCGCGCTTACCCGCAAGGCCAGTGGGTGCATCAGTTGATTGAGGCGCAGGTGCTGACGCAGCCGGATGCACCGGCGTTGCGCTTTGGTGACGTATCGCTGAGCTATGCCGAATTGAACCACCGCGCCAATCGACTGGCCCATCGTCTGATCGAGGCCGGCGTTGGCCCGGATGCGCTGGTGGGGCTGGCGGTGGAGCGCTCCATCGAGATGGTGGTGGGGCTGCTGGCGGTGCTCAAGGCTGGTGGCGCCTATGTGCCGCTGGACCCGGAATACCCGCGTGAACGGCTGGCCTACATGCTTGAAGACAGCGGCGTGAAGCTGCTGCTGACTCAGGCGCATCTGCTCGAACACTTGCCGATCCCGTCAGGATTGGAAACTTTGGTGCTGGGTGAAACTGGCTTCGAAGGCTACAGCGACGCGAACCCGGACATTGTTCTAGATGGCGAAAACCTCGCCTACGTGATCTACACCTCCGGTTCCACCGGCCAGCCCAAAGGCGCCGGCAACCGCCATTCAGCGCTGCTCAATCGCCTGCAATGGATGCAGCAAGCGTATGGTCTGGGCATCAACGACAGCGTGTTGCAAAAGACCCCGTTCAGCTTCGACGTGTCGGTGTGGGAGTTCTTCTGGCCACTGATGACCGGCGCGCGCCTGGTCGTTGCCGCGCCGGGCGATCACCGTGATCCGGCCCGGTTGGTCAGCCTGATCACCGCCGAACAGGTCACCACGCTGCACTTCGTACCCTCAATGTTGCAGGCGTTCCTGCAAGACCCGACAGTTGCGACCTGCCACAGCGTGCAGCGCATCGTGTGCAGCGGCGAGGCGTTGCCAGTGGATGCACAACAGCAAGTCTTCGCCAAGCTGCCGCACGCCGGGCTGTATAACCTGTACGGTCCGACCGAAGCCGCCATCGACGTGACCCACTGGACCTGCGTCGATGAAGGGTGTGACGCCGTGCCGATTGGTCGCCCGATTGCCAATCTGGGCTGCTACATCCTCGACGGCCATTTCGAACCGGTACCAATTGGCGTGCTGGGCGAGCTTTACCTGGGCGGCGTCGGCCTGGCCCGTGGTTATCACCGCCGTCCGGCATTGACCGCCGAGCGTTTTATCGCCCATCCCTTTGTCAGCGGTGAGCGTCTGTACCGCAGCGGCGACCTGGCGCGGTATCGCGCAGACGGCGTGATCGAATACGCCGGGCGGGCCGATCATCAGGTCAAGTTGCGTGGCTTGCGTATCGAATTGGGCGAAATTGAAGCGCGTTTGCTGGAGCACGATTACGTCCGCGAAGCGGCCGTGTTGGCGCCGGGCAGTAAATACCTGGTGGGCTACCTGGTGCTGCAACACGCCGCTGACGATTGGTGCGATGTACTCGGTGCTCATCTGGCCGAAACCCTGCCGGATTACATGGTGCCCGCACAATGGATGCTGCTGGAGCAGATGCCCCTGAGCCCCAACGGCAAGCTTGACCGCAAGGCGCTGCCAGCGCCCGAGGCGACGCAGCAGTACGAAGCCCCGCAAAGCGCTCTGGAGCAGCAGATCGCTGCGATTTGGGCCGATGTGCTGGGCATCGAGCACGTGGGCTTGAACGACAACTTCTTCGAGCGCGGCGGTGACTCGATCATCTCGATCCAGGTGGTCAGCCGCGCGCGTGCCGCAGGTATTCATTTCACCGCCAAGGCGTTGTTCCAGCATCAAACCGTGCGCAGCCTCGCGCGGGTGGCGCAGTTGCAGACCGCGCGGGTGATCGACCAAGGTTCGGTGCAAGGTGAGACGCCGTTGCTGCCGTTCCAGCAGTTGTTCTTCGAGATGCAGCTGCCGGACCCGCATCACTGGAACCAGTCCTTCTTGCTGACGCCGCGCCAAGCGCTTCAGGGCGAGCGACTGGAAGCCGCGTTGCAGAACCTGATTGCCCACCACGATGTGCTGCGTTTGAACTTCAGCCAGCACCCTGAGGGTTGGCAAGCCGAGCATGCTGCAGCCGGCACGCCGGTACTCTGGCAAGCCACTGTGGCGGATGCCAGCGAGTTGACCGCGCTGTGCGAAAAAGCCCAGCGCAGCCTCGACCTGCACCAAGGGCCATTGCTGCGTGCGGTACTGGCCGAGCTGGCAGACGGTACCCAGCGCCTGTTGCTGGTGATGCACCACTTGGTGGTGGACGGCGTGTCCTGGCGGGTGTTCCTCGAAGACCTGCAAGCGTTGTATCGCGAACAAAAATTGCCGGCCAAAACCTCGTCGTTCAAAGCCTGGGCCGAGCGCCTGCAAGCCCACGCCCGTAGCGCTGCGATGGCGTCCGAGCAAGCCTTTTGGCTGCAACAGCTGCAGGGTGCTGCCACCGACTTGCCGTGCCGCGACCCGCAAGGCGCGCGTCCCGGTCGATTGGCCCAGACCGTGGTCAGCCAACTGGATGCGGAGCGCACCCGGCAATTGCTGCAACAGGCGCCCACGGCCTACCGTACCCAGATCAACGACCTGCTGCTCACGGCCCTGGCGCGGGTGATCTGCCAGTGGACGGGCCAGGCCTCGAGCCTGATCCAGCTGGAAGGCCATGGCCGTGAGGACCTGTTTGATGACATCGACCTGACGCGCACCTTGGGGTGGTTCACCAGCCTGTTTCCGGTGCGCCTGACGCCGGACGCGTCCTTGGCGGTTTCGATCAAACAGATCAAGGAGCAACTGCGCAGCGTGCCGCATAAAGGCCTGGGTTTTGGCGCTTTGCGTTACCTCGGCGATGACGCCACGCGTGAGGCGTTCAGTGCCTTGCCGGCGCCGCGCATCACCTTCAACTACCTGGGCCAGGTCGACGGCAGTTTTGACCAGCCGCACACGCTGTTCGCGCCCGCCGCAGAAAGCGCCGGCGCCGAACAAAGCCCGGACGCACCGCTGGGCAACTGGCTGACGCTCAACGGCCAGGTCTATGGCGGCGAATTGCAACTGGGCTGGACGTTCAGCCCGCTGATGTTCGACCCTGCTGTGATCGAAACACTGAGCGCGGCTTACACCCGCGAACTCAACGCGTTGATAGAACATTGCTGCACGCCCGGCAATGGCGGTGTGACCGCCTCCGATTTCCCGTTATCGCGCTTGAACCAATCGCAGCTGGAGTCGTTGCCGCTGGCCTTCGATGCCGTAGAAGACCTCTACACCTTGTCGCCCATGCAACAGGGCATGCTATTTCACACCCTCTATGAGCAAACGGCGGGCGACTACATCAACCAGATCCGCGTGACGGCCGAGGGCCTGGACGTGGCGCGCTTCCAGCACGCCTGGGATGCCACGGTGCAGGCCCATGATGTACTGCGCAGCGGGTTCTTCTGGGAAGGCCAGCTGGAGTGGCCGTGCCAGGTGGTGTACCGCGAGGCTCGGCTGCCGATTCAGGTTCTGGATTGGCGCGCCATGCCGGAGCGCGAAATGGAGCTGCGCAAGCTGCAACAGGCCCAGCGCCGCCAGGGTTTTGACCTGGCCAAGGCACCACTGGTGCGCCTGGTACTGGTGCGCACCGATGAGCAGCGCTACGAATTGATTTACACCAACCACCACATCCTGATGGACGGCTGGAGCAATTCGCGGCTGTTCGGCGAAGTGCTGCAACGCTATGCCGGCGTGGCGGTGCCGGAAGCGGCTGGGCGCTATCGCGATTACATCGGCTGGCTGCAACAGCGTGATGCCGCTGCGACCGAAGCCTTCTGGCGCGAGCAGTTGAGTGCGTTGCAAACCCCAACTCGGCTGGGCAGCAGCCAACCAATGGCGGTGCAAGGGCATGGCGAGCATCAACTCGATCTTGACCGCACACTCACTGCACGATTGGAGTCGTTTGCCCGCACCAACAAGGTCACGCTCAACACTCTGATCCAGGCGGCGTGGCTGATCCTGTTGCAGCGTCACAGCGGCCAGGCGGTGGTGGCTTTCGGTGCTACCGTGGCCGGGCGCCCGGCGGAGCTTGCGGGCGTTGAGCAGCAGATCGGTCTGTTCATCAACACCTTGCCGGTGATCTGCGCGGTAGAGGGGCAGGTGACGGTGGCCGACTGGTTGCAAGCGGTGCAGGCGCAAAACCTGGCGTTGCGTGAGCACGAGCACACCGGGTTGTATGACATTCAGCGCTGGGCCGGGCAGGGCGGTGAAGCCTTGTTCGACAATATCCTGGTGTTCGAAAACTACCCGGTGTCCAAAGCCCTGGAGCAAAGCGGCGGCAGCGGTATTCGGTTTGGCGAGCCCCACGCCCATGAACAAACCAACTTCCCGCTCACGGTGCTGGTGGATCTGGGCGAAACGCTGTCGGTGCAGTTCAGCTTTGCCCGCGCGCATTTCCATGAAGACCGGGTGCAAGGCTACGGCCGGCATCTGGTCAACCTGCTGCAAGCCATGCTTGAGGGCGGGCAGCAACGCCTGGGTGAGCTGGCGATGCTCGACGCTACTGAGCGCCAGCAGGTGATTGAGGACTGGAACGCGACATCCCGCGATTACCCGTTGCAGCAAAGCGTGCATCAACTGATTGAAGCGCAGGTTGCGCTGACGCCAGAGGCTCCGGCACTGGTGTTTGCCGAGCAGCGCTTGAATTACGCCGAGCTGAACCGCCGCGCCAATCGCCTGGCCCATCGTCTGATCGAGGCGGGCATTGGCCCGGACTCGCTGGTAGGGCTGGCGGTAGAGCGTTCCATCGAGATGGTGGTCGGCCTGCTGGCGGTGCTCAAGGCCGGTGGCGCGTATGTGCCGCTGGACCCGGAATACCCGCGTGAGCGCCTGGCCTATATGCTTGAAGACAGTGGCGTGAAGCTGCTGCTGACTCAAGCGCATCTGCGCGAACAGTTGCCGATTCCACATGGCCTGGAAACGCTGGTACTAGGCGAGACGGAGTTCGACAGCTATAGCGCAGAGAATCCGGGTATTGCTCTGGACGGCGAAAACCTCGCCTACGTGATCTATACCTCCGGTTCCACCGGCCAGCCAAAAGGCGCCGGCAACCGTCATGCGGCCCTGACCAACCGCCTGCAATGGATGCAGGAAGCCTACGGCCTGGATGTCAGCGACACTGTGCTGCAAAAGACCCCGTTCAGCTTTGACGTGTCGGTGTGGGAGTTCTTCTGGCCACTGATGACCGGCGCACGCCTGGTCGTCGCAGCGCCCGGCGATCACCGCGATCCGGCCAGGCTGGTCAGCCTGATCAATGCCGAACAGGTCACCACCCTGCACTTTGTACCCTCGATGTTGCAGGCCTTTATGCAAGACCCCACTGTTGCGACATGCCACACCTTGCACCGCATCGTGTGCAGCGGCGAGGCGCTGCCGGTGGATGCGCAGCAGCAGGTATTCGCCAAACTGCCGCAAGCCGGGCTGTACAACCTGTACGGCCCGACCGAAGCCGCCATCGATGTGACCCACTGGACCTGCGTTGACGAAGGTCGCGACGCGGTGCCAATTGGCCGCCCGATTGCCAACCTGGGCTGCTACATCCTCGATGGTAACTTTGAGCCAGCGCCGGTGGGCGTGTTGGGCGAACTGTACCTGGGCGGTGTCGGCCTGGCCCGAGGTTACCATCGCCGCCCGGCATTGACCGCCGAGCGCTTTATTGCCAACCCCTTCGTCAACGGTGAGCGCCTGTATCGCACCGGCGACCTGGCGCGCTATCGCGACGACGGTGTGATTGAGTACGCCGGGCGTATCGACCATCAAGTCAAGCTGCGTGGCCTGCGTATCGAGTTGGGTGAAATCGAAGCGCGTCTGCTCGAACACGACTGCGTGCGTGAAGCGGCGGTGCTGGCCGTCGACGGCAAATACCTGGTGGGCTACCTGGTGCTGCAACACGCCGCCGACGACTGGCGCGACGTATTAAGTGCGCACTTGGCCCAACACCTGCCGGACTACATGGTGCCCGCGCAGTTGATGTTGCTGGAGCAGATGCCCCTGAGCCCCAACGGCAAGCTTGACCGCAAGGCGCTGCCCAAGGTGGACGCCAACCTGCAGGCGCGCGAATACGTGGCGCCGGGCAGCGACCTGGAACAACAGATCGCCGCGATCTGGGCCGAGGTACTCGACGTGCAACGGGTGGGCATGAACGACAACTTCTTCGAGTTGGGCGGGCATTCCCTGTTGGCCACCCAAGTGGTGGTGCGCCTGCGCGAGCAGTTGCACGCCGAATTCGACGTCAAATCGATCTTTACCGCCCCGACCCTGGCGGATTTCAGTGCCTATGTAGCCACCCAGCAAACAAATAATTCGCCGGTGCAGGACGCATTGGCTAAATCCTTGGAGGCCCTCAAACGTCTATCAGCAGAAGATTTGGATAAATTGATTTCCTGA